From Acidobacteriota bacterium, the proteins below share one genomic window:
- the der gene encoding ribosome biogenesis GTPase Der translates to MKRSVLIVGRPNVGKSTLFNRLTRSRRALTHDMPGMTRDLIRGIVEDDEITFELVDSGGLEYGDDPLSAFAGEIRQQAEAAIEDADLILLVVDGREGVTAADEEIAQHLRGVAERVIVIVNKTDTKAGELGMHEFHSLGFERVLGVSAEHGTGIDDLLETIAESLPDADGAGAGVDDQAGPIRLAIIGRPNVGKSSLLNRLLGEERSIVSEISGTTRDSVDTLIERDGKLYEIVDTAGIRRKGKTTEAAEKLSIISARKAIDACDIALVVLDGTEGATSQDATVAGYAQDAGKAAIILVNKWDAVERSEELAKKTEEEIRRIMKFLWFAPIELISARTGRRVDKIFGVVDLVAASYRARFTTSRVNDILERAVQRHMPPAISRGRARRFYYGTQVKDSPPTFALFSNTSEPIHFSYRRYLENTFREELGLFGTPVRLVIRSRKGFEGGERRGRGGCEVE, encoded by the coding sequence GTGAAGCGGAGCGTTCTGATCGTCGGCCGGCCGAACGTCGGAAAGTCGACGCTCTTCAATCGGCTGACGAGGAGCCGTCGCGCGCTCACTCACGACATGCCCGGAATGACGAGGGACCTGATACGGGGGATCGTCGAGGACGACGAGATCACCTTCGAGCTCGTCGACAGCGGTGGGCTGGAGTACGGTGACGACCCTCTCTCTGCGTTCGCGGGCGAGATCAGACAGCAGGCCGAGGCCGCGATCGAGGACGCCGATCTGATTCTTCTCGTGGTCGATGGCCGGGAGGGTGTCACGGCGGCGGACGAAGAGATCGCCCAACACCTTCGGGGAGTCGCGGAGCGGGTCATCGTCATCGTCAACAAAACCGACACGAAGGCGGGAGAGCTCGGCATGCACGAGTTCCATTCGCTCGGCTTCGAAAGGGTTCTCGGGGTCTCGGCGGAGCACGGCACGGGAATCGACGACCTTCTCGAAACCATTGCCGAATCCCTTCCCGACGCGGATGGAGCGGGTGCCGGAGTTGATGATCAGGCCGGCCCGATCCGTCTTGCGATCATCGGCCGTCCGAACGTCGGAAAGAGCTCGCTCCTGAACCGGCTGCTGGGGGAAGAACGCTCGATCGTCTCGGAGATCTCCGGGACGACGCGGGATTCGGTCGACACGCTGATCGAGAGGGACGGCAAGCTTTACGAGATCGTCGACACGGCCGGCATTCGGCGGAAAGGGAAGACGACCGAGGCTGCGGAGAAGCTCTCGATCATCTCGGCTCGCAAGGCGATCGACGCGTGCGACATCGCTCTCGTGGTTCTGGACGGGACGGAAGGAGCAACCTCGCAGGACGCGACGGTGGCGGGTTACGCGCAGGATGCCGGAAAGGCGGCGATCATTCTCGTGAACAAGTGGGACGCGGTCGAACGCTCGGAAGAGCTCGCGAAGAAGACGGAGGAAGAGATCCGGCGGATCATGAAATTTCTCTGGTTCGCGCCGATCGAGCTGATCTCGGCCAGGACGGGGAGGAGGGTGGACAAGATTTTCGGCGTCGTCGACCTGGTCGCCGCCTCGTACCGCGCCCGATTCACGACCTCGCGTGTCAACGACATCCTCGAGCGTGCCGTGCAACGCCACATGCCACCCGCGATCTCCCGCGGGCGTGCCCGGAGGTTCTACTACGGGACGCAGGTGAAGGACTCGCCGCCGACCTTCGCCCTCTTCTCGAACACGAGCGAGCCGATTCACTTTTCGTATCGCCGATACCTCGAGAACACGTTTCGCGAAGAGCTCGGACTCTTCGGAACCCCGGTTCGGCTGGTGATCCGAAGCCGGAAAGGCTTCGAAGGAGGAGAAAGACGGGGTCGGGGGGGGTGTGAGGTGGAGTAA